One genomic segment of Belonocnema kinseyi isolate 2016_QV_RU_SX_M_011 chromosome 2, B_treatae_v1, whole genome shotgun sequence includes these proteins:
- the LOC117182588 gene encoding epidermal retinol dehydrogenase 2-like isoform X2, whose protein sequence is MATQPEGQKPADSKSEYRILSLWKKVKPYAFPRLAYELFLLSLKITFSMITASIRLIVPPPMKNLLGETVLISGAGHGIGKELAVQLAALGCIVVCWDNDVNANKSTLSTILNEGGEAYGFVVDVSKRLEVRETLRMMRKIGIPNISILINNAAILLHRPFLEYYPDDIEKTFNVNVLSNFWTIESCLPSMLQNGKGHIVSICSMCGLYGVTNKVPYCASKFAVRGLMDGLKEEIKMDRKKPKIYFTTIYPFYVDTGLAKDPKYRFPYLFGAVPPTYAAHEIIKAIRRNYSEYSIPRCLLFLDSINRVVPLSVKTLILDFLANNR, encoded by the exons ATGGCTACACAACCTGAGGGGCAAAAACCTGCAGATTCTAAATCAGAATATAG aattttaagcTTATGGAAAAAAGTGAAACCATACGCTTTTCCCAGATTAGCTTACGAATTATTTTTACTAtcgctgaaaattacattttcaatgataACCGCATCGATTAGACTTATTGTACCTCCTCCAATGAAGAATTTGTTAGGCGAAACCGTATTG atttctgGAGCTGGCCATGGAATTGGGAAAGAATTGGCAGTTCAGTTAGCAGCTCTGGGATGTATAGTTGTCTGTTGGGATAATGATGTGAATGCTAATAAATCAACATTGAGTACCATTCTTAACGAAGGAGGCGAA GCTTATGGGTTTGTCGTGGATGTATCAAAAAGATTGGAGGTTCGAGAAACTTTGAGAATGATGAGAAAAATTGGCATACCtaatatatctattttaataaataatgcagcAATTTTATTGCATCGCCCTTTCCTTGAATATTATCCAGACGATATCGAAAAAACGTTTAATGTTAATGTGTTATCCAATTTCTGG ACAATTGAGTCGTGTCTACCAAGCATGTTGCAAAATGGAAAAGGTCACATTGTTTCAATTTGTAGCATGTGTGGACTTTATGGTGTTACAAATAAAGTTCCTTATTGCGCCTCCAAATTTGCGGTTAGAG GATTGATGGATGGACTTAAAGAGGAGATAAAAATGGATcgaaaaaaacctaaaatttacTTTACTACCATTTATCCTTTTTATGTCGACACTGGTTTAGCTAAGGATCCTAAATATAG ATTTCCCTATCTTTTTGGTGCTGTTCCTCCAACATATGCAGCACACGAAATAATCAAAGCGATTCGAAGAAATTATAGCGAATATTCCATTCCCAGATGCCTTCTCTTTTTAGACTCGATAAACAG